The nucleotide sequence TGCTGGGCACCTTCTTCGAGCACCTTATGGGCGCCGCTGAAGACACCAAGGAGCTGTACAAGATCGGTCTTGGCTCGGTCCGGCTGCTCATGTCGGTCGGTGACCTCCTTATCGGGTGGCTGCTGCTCCGCCAGGCGGAAGTGGCGCTTGCTGCGCTCGACAAGGGCGCCAGCGACAAGGACAAGGCCTTCTATGAGGGCAAGGTTGCCGTGGCGTCGTTCTTCGCCAAGAACGTCCTTCCGGAGATCAACGCGATCCGTACGGTTCTGGCGAACATCGATCTCGACATCATGGAACTCGACGAGGCAGCGTTCTGATCGCTTCCGGCTAGAGTTTTCTCTCCACTGAGCGGGGTGTTGCTGCGCGCTAGCGCAGCAACACCCCGCTCGTTCTTAGTCCGAGGATGAGGACTACGCTGCCGAGCAGTGCTCAACGTGGAAAGATCACCAAACATGACTGACGCGGACGATTCCCAGCACGATGATGCGGGCGGAAGTGAGCCTCCAGTCGTGTCCGCACGAGGGATTGAGCTGAAAGGTGCGCGGGGGCGAGTCTACGGGCCGTGCACTTTCGATGTTCCTGACGGAGAATTAACGGTCATTCAGGGCCCACCTGGCTCAGGGCGGACGTCCCTGCTACTGACCATCACTGGCCGCATGCGCCAAGCCACCGGAGACCTGACGATCCTGGGCCTGCCCTATCCGAAGAAGGGACGCCGTATTCGGTCGTACACGGCGATCGCGGGGTTCGCCGAAATCGACGATCTCGACGAGGCGGTGACCGTCGGTGAAGCGATCCGGGAGCGCCGTACGTGGGCTGCACCCTGGTATCGCCCGGTGCGGAAGGTGAAGGACGCTGCCGTAGCTGACGTGTGCGAACTGGTGTTCGGCGACCGGGCAATCCCCTCCGCAAACACGGTCATCTGGGAGCTAGGCCAACTCGACCGTCTGCTATTGCAGGTTTCCCTCG is from Hoyosella subflava DQS3-9A1 and encodes:
- a CDS encoding ATP-binding cassette domain-containing protein, translated to MTDADDSQHDDAGGSEPPVVSARGIELKGARGRVYGPCTFDVPDGELTVIQGPPGSGRTSLLLTITGRMRQATGDLTILGLPYPKKGRRIRSYTAIAGFAEIDDLDEAVTVGEAIRERRTWAAPWYRPVRKVKDAAVADVCELVFGDRAIPSANTVIWELGQLDRLLLQVSLALIRDPYLLAVDDFEQIESNADRVYFTERLRAIASTCAVVTTAADSIGDPQTICHLDPGTETRRTPQAAR